GCTTTCGTAACCCCTGGCGATTCTCCTTCGATCGAGAAACCGGAGAACTCTGGGCCGGAGACGTCGGGCAAAAATCGTGGGAAGAGATTACCATCGTCAAACGAGGGCAGAATCACGGCTGGCGACTGATGGAAGGAACGCATTGCTTTATGCCTAAAAAAAATTGCCAAAACAATTCCCGTCTCACCCTCCCTGTTTTGGAATACAAAAATGGGAATGGACGCTGCGCAGTCACGGGGGGCTATGTATACCGAGGTCAGCAGATGCCTCAATTGCGGGGAACCTACGTGTTCGCGGATTTTTGCAGTGGTGAAATTTTTGGTTACCTGAAGGGGTCATACCGGGTGCTACTTGACACCGATCTACAAATTTCATCGTTTGGCGAAGATCGTTCCGGCGAGCTGTATGTGCTCGATCATGGCGGGTCAGTACACAAACTGACATCTCTCACGACATCAGGTAGGCTTCAGCAGTGAGACTTTTTTGAAGAGGTCTCCTTCATCTAAGACTTTTCCGACACCGAGGACCACAGAAGTCAATGGATCTTCCACCGTGATGATCGGAAGGTTCGTTTCCTCCTGAAAACGCGTCGCCAAACCCGGCAGCATCGACCCGCCTCCGGTGATCACCACACCGCGATCAATGATATCCCCTGCCAATTCCGGCGGCGTATTCTCTAACGAGGTTCGAAGCGCATTGACGATCGCATGAATCGGCTCTTCTAACGCCTCACGAATTTCCGCATCGTTAACCACCACGGTACGAGGGATTCCTGAAATCATGTCCCGCCCCTTGACCATCATCGTTTTTTGTTGTTCGAGGGGATACGCAGACCCCACTTCCATCTTGATTTTTTCCGCCATATGCTCCCCGATGAGCAAATTATACCGACGCTTGATATAGCTCATGATCGCATCATCCATCTGATCGCCAGCCACTTTCACGGATTCGCTACAGACGATGCCACCCAACGAGATGACGGCGATATCAGTCGTCCCCCCGCCAATATCGACGACCATATTGCCTGATGGCTCCGTAATCGGAAGTCCAGCTCCGATCGCAGCGGCGACAGGCTCTTCGATCAAGTAGACTTCCCGGGCTCCGGCATGAGTGGCCGATTCACGCACCGCTCGTTGTTCCACTTCCGTAATGCGCGAGGGAACTCCAATGATACATCGAGGGCGGACGAACG
The genomic region above belongs to Nitrospirales bacterium and contains:
- a CDS encoding rod shape-determining protein; protein product: MGLAGDFLGWFSSDLAIDLGTATSLVYVRGKGIMLSEPSVVAIEKQSNSVLAVGAEAKKMVGRTPGNIVAIRPIKEGVIADFAMTERMLHYFITKAHNRNSFVRPRCIIGVPSRITEVEQRAVRESATHAGAREVYLIEEPVAAAIGAGLPITEPSGNMVVDIGGGTTDIAVISLGGIVCSESVKVAGDQMDDAIMSYIKRRYNLLIGEHMAEKIKMEVGSAYPLEQQKTMMVKGRDMISGIPRTVVVNDAEIREALEEPIHAIVNALRTSLENTPPELAGDIIDRGVVITGGGSMLPGLATRFQEETNLPIITVEDPLTSVVLGVGKVLDEGDLFKKVSLLKPT